A stretch of DNA from Anopheles bellator unplaced genomic scaffold, idAnoBellAS_SP24_06.2 scaffold01851_ctg1, whole genome shotgun sequence:
ACATTGTCGCCATGATTCAGTCCCCCTCAACGAAGATACAGACGACGAAGGATTTGTTGGAGTCACGCATGAAAGTCGGTTCCGATGATACCAGCTACAATCGGTACTATTTCCGGGTGCGTGAGATGGTCATTTTCGGAAAAACGATGTTGAGACTCTTTCGAACCAAAATCTTTCACCTTTCATCACCAGCATTCTACGGAACCACTGCTGAAGGCACTGTACGAGCAAAAGCTAAAGAACAAAGATGGATCGGAGAACTTCATTCCATTGAAGCGTGGTGTCGAGCTGGTACAGCAAGGATTGTACGCGTTCCAGGTAGAACTCGGCATAGCCTATCTGTTGATCAACGACCTGTATCATGAAGGTGAAAAGTGTGACCTGAAGATGATGGATTCGTACAGGGTGATCGACCCGTACTACGCGGTACAGAAAAACACGTCTTTCCGCGAGTCCGTGCGCATCGCCTTATTCAGGTTGCGCGAATTCGGCATTCAGGAACGGGAGCACTCGCTTCTCTACACCAAGAAGCCACGCTGTTCCGGTGCCACAAGCTTCGTACCGATTTCGATCGTGGATATCTGGCCAGCGCTAGCTATATTTGGCTGGGGATGCCTCTTGGCGGTTGTGACGCTAGGGACCGAGTTGTGGGTGCGGTCCCAAATGTATCACAGACTGAAGGCGTTTCTTTGcttaaagaaaacaaacagataaGCAGCAGATCGGAAAAAGGATCACTATAGAAGAGTTGTTTACTTTAGAAATAGCTTTATGCAACTTGATGCAGAGCACACGCAAATGAACTTCTACCCTATAGCATCGTTTGGACCCCTagttgattcaattttaagaaacgaatcgaatcaTT
This window harbors:
- the LOC131214681 gene encoding uncharacterized protein LOC131214681 is translated as VAMIQSPSTKIQTTKDLLESRMKVGSDDTSYNRYYFRHSTEPLLKALYEQKLKNKDGSENFIPLKRGVELVQQGLYAFQVELGIAYLLINDLYHEGEKCDLKMMDSYRVIDPYYAVQKNTSFRESVRIALFRLREFGIQEREHSLLYTKKPRCSGATSFVPISIVDIWPALAIFGWGCLLAVVTLGTELW